AAGCAAATTATAAGATGCTAGCCTCAGGGAGCGATCAGAGCTTAATAAGTTAGTAAAGGCCAGGTTGAGTAGTGTACCGGGCACGTCTTGAGGACGCATTAGTCTCTCGAACGGCTTGTAGGTGCGATTCTCTTTCCCATGCTTGTTCTTGGCGCTGCGGATGGTCTGAAGCACGTCCGCCTTCTTTGGGCTGGTGAAATACATCACAATTTTCCCTCCATCTGCCCGAAGTCCAAAAGAAGAGTCGTCATCTGACTGCAGTGATGTTGTTGCTTCTTCCACGTCGCCAAGCCGGAATATGTCATTGACAGTAGTACTGAGGCGGAAGCCAGACAAGACCTCCTGTTTCTTGGTTGTTGCTACCTGGACAAACTGACTTCCTACCTTAATGACGACCTCCACTTTTCCTTTTGATTTAGAAAGCCTTGTGATGGGTTGAAACATGTAGCGTGTATCTGTTACAACGCTGATCGTTTCCTTTGGAAGATGGAGTTGGCTGAGATGAAAATGGGCCTGAAGATCCTGAAGACTGCCTATTAGATGGTACTCTACGTTTCTTGGATGGAAAGCACTGCTGTCCGTCCTAGTGGATACTCGCAAAAGGTGTCGGAAACATCTCCTGTACATGTGCTGTCAGCAGCAATACAAAACCTAGAGAAGTACTTATAACTTACCTAAAAGCACTGTTCATGTTATAAACATAAATCCTTGTCAGATTGAGTGCGAGTTCTGAGGGAGTAAGAAGATCTAGCATTTTGAAGAAGTCATCCTGGGGATCGTTCCGTCCATTGTAGGAAGTGGCGTCTATAAAGATCCCGAAGGGTTCATGCCAGAGCCTGCTTGCAATCTATCGACTGGTTAGTATTTTCCTTCTCGAAATGACTTTGTCGTTAACAATCATATTGTGAGCTCAATATAACGCCGTCATCGTATTATATCGCTAGGCAAAGCACCTCCCGAATGATGGCCGGGGGTTGGAGAACCAACCTTAAGAAAGCAATAAAGCATTGTGTCGTAATCAATATTGTCTGCTTCAATATGTCGCAATATAATGCAAATGATTGAAAGTCCATCCTAAGAATGCATTAACATATGCCCCTAAATTTGCGAAGGGGAGATAACGAAGAGTATTTAATTCAACTTACCTTACTCTCGCCGCCGTCATACACCGCACGAGACGTCAAATAAGATTCCGTACCACGAAAAGCGTTACGAAGCATGAAATTCTGAAATCGTGAATATAAAGGCGGGCTATTGGTTGAAATCTGAGGGCGGTTCCATGATATAGCCAATGGCGGTGGGCCAAGATTTGAAATAAGATTGCGAAGTGGCTCCATGGCCGGTGACCGACCATGAGCATGCTCCCCAGGTGATCTTACAAATTCTCTACTATCTCTGGAAACAAGGATTTGCCGAAGATGGTCCCAATGGTCATAAAGGAATCGATGCAAAGCCACACATGACCCGAAATCAATGGCCTTTTTGTTGACACTGATCTCCATTTGGCTTGGCGGAATCTTCCTAAAGCGTCAGCGTATCTACCTACATATGAAGCAGATTTCAAAATACTCACCGAGATTTCACGCAGGAAACCTATCACAACATGAATGTTTTGGACCAAGAAGAGATTAAGTGGAAACATATAAGGCTCCTTTGTCCCGAACAGAACATTGTTGGCCAAATTTTGGATTATCTTTGCgataagaagaaggcctCGGCGCATTTCCTTGGATGGCGGTGTAGATACAAGTCCTTCTACCTCTGGAGCAACAATTGCGGGACAGAAGAACCGGAGGAAGATGAACGCGCCAACGGCAGTGTACTTGGCGTTAGGAAAACGGTGCAAAACTGCATCGGAAATCTACTGATTGTGTGAGAGCTATTAACCAATAATGACCAAGCTTTGTCTAGACTCACTATACTGCATATCTTTCTGAACGACGGGGGTATATTGGAAGCAGAAGCACAAATATCGTCCATGAAAACCTTCGCAACTATCTGAAGCTGGAGGGCATTCTTCTCCAATTCTTCCTGAGTGCCAACCCTGGTGGGATCAAGCTCCAAATCTAAATCTTGTGAGGTGAGCATGAGTCGTTCTAGAACCTTGTGAAGGGTTCCCTGTAAATAAGCAAAACCTTTCCATCTAGCATAGACAGAGAGCATTTTGGTCGCTACGCAATTACGCCGCAGAATTTCTGCCTCGTTTTCTGAGAGAGAAAGGTTAGTCTATGCTTGACCAAATGCTGTTGAGTGTAAAGACCCAATATAACCCACCAGTTTGCTCGATTTCAGCTCTAATCAGTGCCTCAAAAAGATCGAAAATAAGGCCCCTCTGCTCAAATACGGTTAAAAGGGAAATTGTGAGTTCATCGACTTCTGTACTTGGGCATATGGCGCTCATTGACGTAGAAAACGATAAATCTTTTGTAATTAACTTCACCCCGAATGTTAGTGATACAATACACCTAAACCGGGTTCGAGAGAACAAACTTCTAGAACCTCCTCGTATTTTTTGCTCACAGCCGAGTCTGTCAAGTTGCTGAACTCGGTTCCCTGAACGAGTATATTGAACAGAACTTTGACAAATGCGGTTCGAATCTCAACGTTGTCATGATATCCGATATTAATGGAATGCTTCAAACCGACATCGATATTGGCGCTCAGGAGGTTTGAAAggataataatagctaaatcTGAATTAGAAATGGCTTCATCTCGGCCAAGCAGTGTTGTAGCAAGCTCCGACCTGCTCACTTCGGCCGATTCATGATttaggagagaaagaaatcgATTGAAGTAGGTATGAAACATCTGAGACTTCATCTCACTCATCCCAACGTCCGATTGGCTGTCAGCGGGCTGTAGCGGTAGACGGAAAGTGAGATTTGCTAGAGCACGTAGGCAAGCTTTGTCAAGGTCCTTTTGAACTCTGCTCAGATCATCTTGTCTCCCAACCAACCCAGTCTGATCCACGTGCGGTGATCGCGGCCGGTCTATCCAACCAATGATATACTCAAGGACCTGATTTCGTATATGCACATCATCACGAAGGTTCAGATGctctttcctctttgtcACAGTCTCGCATAACTGGCAAACCCTTATCTCAACACGCAGGGTATTTGCAGTGTCTGCAATCCCATCAATGAACTTGGCGAAATTCAATGTTATTAGGCCCAAGTGGACagacgaagcagcagctaaaTCCGCGGGGATTTCTAGTCTTTCGactaaagtctttaataaagaagcagCCTGCTCTGCAAAAATGATGTCCGTTTCTTGTGCCGTATCTGCCGGAGCAAGGACGCCGGCAAATAGCACTTCTAATTCTGACTCCAGAGCCTTGAACAAGGCAGGATAGAGTATAGGAGATACTTCGCTGGATAATATCTCTCGCATAGCTTCGCGAACCCTGACGTTTGCACACGCCAGTAGCTGAATGGCTAGCTTGAGATAGCGTTTAAGAGAGGACTCTTCAGACTGCTCAGCTGGAGATCGATCGATCCATGCCAGATTTTGGAGTGAAGGGTCCTCGGCGGCAATAGCCTGGTCCGCAGTACAAGCCCCCCCAAGGGATGCGAGAAATCCTGAAAAGTTTCGCCACTCTGACAGAAGTCGATCATCAACAGAGTTCGGATGGAGTGTAGAGACCTTCTGGACCAAGAAGAGCCAACGATCGAATGCCATTTCCCAGGCGTTTAGTATGCCCAATGTCGGAAACTGTATGCGGCGTAGGAGATTTCGTATGCGTTTTTGAAAAGCGACCAATCCTGTGAAACgaaaagctggagaagcaaTTTCACGGAATATATCGCCATTGCGAAGAACCGAAGCTGATGATTTGACAGATTCAGTAAATTCACTGATGCAAGTACACTCTGCTAAAAATAGGCCAATACAGGACGTCACAAGCTGACAAACATCAATATCTGCGGAACAAAGAGATACTAAGAGAATAGTCTCTAATTTTGACGATGCGGCTACCATATCAGGGAGTTCGTCAGGAAGCCGCGTCAATTCCTACGGAAATGGTTATTAAACAAGGAGGTTACTGAGCAATAGATTAACAACTTACCGGTATATTCTTCAATACTGTAAGACGAGCTTTCAGATAGTCATGCAGTGTCGTCAGTTCAAGGAGCCTAGGGTGAACCATTCGTTCACATAAGTCTAATATAACCTTAGAGCTAAAGGGGTGTTAGCTTGTGTCGAGTAAGATATGCGCTTAATTTTACCTTCGGGTCCAGAATGTTTCCCGCAGTTCGACAATTTCGGGATGGCTGTGCTCATTGAATACCTTGACAGCATCTGGGTGTTCTGCGAACAGTCGCTCTGCGACCTCGGTTGCCGTCTGGCAAATGTTTTTGTTGGATGATATTacagtaaatataaatgGTCCCAAAGTATCAATTGTCGAGGATTGGCGAGTCAATTCATTGAGCAATGGTGTAGGCAGAGCGCCTAGAAACTTGAGGATGCTGCGTGCTATGT
The Trichoderma asperellum chromosome 7, complete sequence DNA segment above includes these coding regions:
- a CDS encoding uncharacterized protein (TransMembrane:2 (o1377-1396i2235-2255o)); its protein translation is MSGDSSLVGCLVERLSSRLPHVTGTSSPNPLEDEVLHITRSTLVDLSKASIDTILESLVALLEDLARPYHVISEHPSLVLSSELFVLGLAADCCSAHWAAQPNSRNSGTALPSATLGERLVVRIFDALKDLLEPISDNYMLSAQALLDQSPEPGASLTFSASGTPQDTHYDAADTEKPLALYFKEVETHVKVLVGYVTASSWSHSFSYLKNVIYNVRVSAAADITAETGISQESERGSLIIVQLVSSFWVDSARLGFIIQEFCSSYLHFRKSYQNAVAAAIPLLISRWIDRYPQEFTHLHRLHRRLDGGADTLFDMTQTVTDARRKTLLFPLQTTLLFLMPDVFEVASNMREVRGGNIMKKVSFLDGLRKAMKNGNEQAGYCVISLLRAARHFNAESDSALVSYAMDVQDEVRDAVFRHSATNSLSAQFDHNMITAAFITLAHLNLDVCIDTVLDTCISPSSPYRFKVAVIQACCHLANQPDSSKYNELFSDALPFIQSQLKACVAAQWDSAAILSNEVINIARSILKFLGALPTPLLNELTRQSSTIDTLGPFIFTVISSNKNICQTATEVAERLFAEHPDAVKVFNEHSHPEIVELRETFWTRSSKVILDLCERMVHPRLLELTTLHDYLKARLTVLKNIPELTRLPDELPDMVAASSKLETILLVSLCSADIDVCQLVTSCIGLFLAECTCISEFTESVKSSASVLRNGDIFREIASPAFRFTGLVAFQKRIRNLLRRIQFPTLGILNAWEMAFDRWLFLVQKVSTLHPNSVDDRLLSEWRNFSGFLASLGGACTADQAIAAEDPSLQNLAWIDRSPAEQSEESSLKRYLKLAIQLLACANVRVREAMREILSSEVSPILYPALFKALESELEVLFAGVLAPADTAQETDIIFAEQAASLLKTLVERLEIPADLAAASSVHLGLITLNFAKFIDGIADTANTLRVEIRVCQLCETVTKRKEHLNLRDDVHIRNQVLEYIIGWIDRPRSPHVDQTGLVGRQDDLSRVQKDLDKACLRALANLTFRLPLQPADSQSDVGMSEMKSQMFHTYFNRFLSLLNHESAEVSRSELATTLLGRDEAISNSDLAIIILSNLLSANIDVGLKHSINIGYHDNVEIRTAFVKVLFNILVQGTEFSNLTDSAVSKKYEEVLELITKDLSFSTSMSAICPSTEVDELTISLLTVFEQRGLIFDLFEALIRAEIEQTENEAEILRRNCVATKMLSVYARWKGFAYLQGTLHKVLERLMLTSQDLDLELDPTRVGTQEELEKNALQLQIVAKVFMDDICASASNIPPSFRKICSIISDAVLHRFPNAKYTAVGAFIFLRFFCPAIVAPEVEGLVSTPPSKEMRRGLLLIAKIIQNLANNVLFGTKEPYMFPLNLFLVQNIHVVIGFLREISIPPSQMEISVNKKAIDFGSCVALHRFLYDHWDHLRQILVSRDSREFVRSPGEHAHGRSPAMEPLRNLISNLGPPPLAISWNRPQISTNSPPLYSRFQNFMLRNAFRGTESYLTSRAVYDGGESKDGLSIICIILRHIEADNIDYDTMLYCFLKIASRLWHEPFGIFIDATSYNGRNDPQDDFFKMLDLLTPSELALNLTRIYVYNMNSAFRRCFRHLLRVSTRTDSSAFHPRNVEYHLIGSLQDLQAHFHLSQLHLPKETISVVTDTRYMFQPITRLSKSKGKVEVVIKVGSQFVQVATTKKQEVLSGFRLSTTVNDIFRLGDVEEATTSLQSDDDSSFGLRADGGKIVMYFTSPKKADVLQTIRSAKNKHGKENRTYKPFERLMRPQDVPGTLLNLAFTNLLSSDRSLRLASYNLLGALCRAFKFSADARLSCAKDISVPIDPTKFVVEISSILAATQPQLTSDFLTEFFVGWESFPDEQKPLSLAYMSPWLAGLRTNVLTSEQDSEKGREKVATLLRKLIDLIVLDQHLSYALQHFVLPSITNDELLLDIFLDELIKTALSYGAHEDSLDVISPVIVGIGTASIRGKIFSRLRKTLNRSSLRPTRYLQDSPVWAEICVLLQFCVALSFDSGVQSRLFLPEIFHIVTMLANTGDNSVRSLVYKLLVNSIHSVCTAFNLDEAKLTKLKADLDLLCEPRGEAFSSTSATMRDGASVSTAHDSNATLAATESLTVVLFDICSTAAPSVDLANSWRSRWMSLVASTAFQINPAVQPRAFAVMGYLAREEVDDDLLYQVLVALRNSIGQFGEDGNSEMLVSIVTSLSKMMIKLPSSSRYGLQLFWLAISLVRLVPIGLFNCTAQFLEAVLTNIGAMNGATGEKIVSLLLQSRAQLEEAALPLDDAYGIHFDFENFHFAVCACLVRGLTDTSTRPAAMRVLTSFFEIVNSMPTPRAPKDDPTTDSLPYLALISARGVLHEDYRDGLWIAGINAEGVGDTTAFSSRLKMENVRDKDLLLISAIELVDFQYLEERVQVRSLQWLNDLALQRPLVFEQLCGAIPPLIEDVLLHSQDSSALKAANTLLRTISSNVSFQDKMASMDMLIDKLHNMGFAGLSRFSSQDLREEIRQACFNLTERLIEY